One region of Dehalobacter sp. 12DCB1 genomic DNA includes:
- a CDS encoding spore germination protein → MFLGFIIRKLRFLNNRRHSVRDDSAENHNSTPKQEPKIQKQLSNNLDCLKEILSGSSDLKVHPFRFGPDGKFTGTLAFIDGLVDNPTLTNAILRPIMNWRPNGKTLPDAQELADVLAQVVLCAGDVKEASLLSELASGCLAGDTAVLLDGCAVGLVISTKGWDKRSVTEPQSETVVRGPREGFTENLRTNTALIRRKIKSGQLCVANMTVGRKTRTDICLMYLSGVADPKVVETVKHRIDHLDVDSILESGYIEEYIEDAPFSPFATVGYSEKPDVVAGRLLEGRIAVVVDGTPFVLTVPMLFIESFQTTEDYYTRPLYASMMRITRFFGYFITVFAPAIYIALTAFHQELIPTTLLFTIANAREGTPFPVFLEVFIMLFAFEILREAGIRLPRPVGQAISIVGALIMGDAAVSAGLVGAPMVILVAITAVASFLVPNQNDSASLLRVIMMVLAAFVGFYGVSMGFLAVLLHLGSLTSFGVPYFDGFAWTSNLQDSVVRMPLWSMVRRPRDIARGDVTRRRFFIPPLRPYAHQDEDDSGGGEGHE, encoded by the coding sequence TTGTTTCTGGGATTTATCATTCGCAAATTGCGTTTTTTAAATAACCGCAGGCATTCTGTACGCGATGATTCCGCTGAAAATCATAATAGCACGCCGAAACAAGAACCCAAAATACAAAAACAGCTCTCTAATAACCTGGACTGCCTGAAAGAAATACTCAGCGGCAGCAGCGATTTAAAAGTACATCCATTCCGATTCGGGCCAGACGGAAAATTCACAGGCACATTAGCATTTATTGACGGTCTGGTGGATAACCCCACTTTGACCAATGCAATCCTACGTCCAATAATGAACTGGCGGCCTAACGGCAAAACGCTCCCGGACGCACAGGAGCTGGCTGATGTACTTGCTCAGGTGGTATTGTGTGCCGGCGACGTCAAGGAAGCTTCGTTGTTGTCGGAACTCGCCTCGGGATGCCTTGCAGGAGATACGGCGGTTCTTCTGGATGGCTGTGCAGTCGGACTTGTCATCAGTACAAAGGGCTGGGACAAGCGTAGCGTTACCGAGCCCCAATCCGAGACAGTGGTACGCGGCCCGCGCGAGGGATTTACCGAAAATCTACGCACAAACACGGCACTGATCCGGCGCAAGATTAAGAGTGGGCAACTTTGTGTAGCCAATATGACCGTTGGGCGGAAAACCCGGACCGATATATGCCTGATGTACCTAAGCGGTGTGGCAGACCCCAAAGTGGTGGAAACAGTAAAACATCGTATAGACCATCTGGATGTAGACTCAATCCTGGAATCAGGCTACATCGAGGAATACATTGAAGACGCACCCTTTTCTCCGTTTGCCACTGTTGGGTACAGTGAAAAGCCCGACGTGGTGGCAGGCCGATTACTTGAAGGCCGTATTGCCGTCGTAGTAGACGGCACACCGTTTGTTCTGACGGTCCCGATGTTGTTTATTGAAAGCTTCCAGACAACCGAGGATTATTATACGCGTCCGCTGTACGCCAGCATGATGCGGATAACACGTTTCTTTGGCTATTTTATCACGGTATTCGCGCCAGCCATATACATCGCACTGACTGCCTTTCATCAGGAGCTGATCCCCACGACACTGCTTTTTACCATCGCTAATGCACGTGAAGGAACCCCCTTTCCGGTTTTTTTAGAAGTATTTATTATGTTATTTGCCTTTGAAATTCTGCGTGAGGCTGGAATCCGGCTGCCGCGCCCGGTCGGACAGGCAATCAGCATTGTAGGGGCTTTGATTATGGGAGATGCGGCCGTATCGGCCGGCCTGGTCGGCGCACCTATGGTGATCCTCGTGGCAATCACGGCGGTAGCCAGCTTTCTGGTACCCAATCAGAACGATTCGGCATCCTTGCTGCGGGTAATCATGATGGTGTTGGCCGCATTTGTGGGCTTTTACGGTGTGTCAATGGGGTTTCTGGCTGTACTGCTCCATCTCGGATCACTGACATCATTCGGCGTACCTTATTTTGATGGCTTCGCCTGGACGAGCAATCTACAGGACTCGGTGGTGCGGATGCCGCTTTGGTCCATGGTCAGACGGCCAAGGGATATCGCGCGCGGCGACGTAACACGTCGCCGTTTCTTTATTCCGCCCCTTAGGCCTTACGCACATCAGGATGAGGACGATTCGGGAGGTGGAGAGGGGCATGAATAA
- a CDS encoding Ger(x)C family spore germination protein: protein MNKQRLKLVAAVMLLSVLILLLSGCWDNHELDKLFIVTGIALDKANDPEQLDISLQIGKPKSNVSNSDKSNSQQDSTIQLKTTAYTMMEGLMEFNRDSSRTLLLQHNQVLLLGSALAEQGIKDHIDLFLRDQEARMEVLMMIADGRAEDVLSAKLDQEKISGIFLAREMQDLYAVSPYYRIRMLDFASRLRDGTTSPVAPIVAVVDEDNKQKIKIDGFAVFRDGKMIGRLNNDEVMGYIWAMGDVKQCGVVADCDLGRAVFQIINLDTKRDVTLLPDGGVRVTLTVDATLNIDELRGFNGMTSKDLMPYLVDLAQSEIRRKITDTFETTQTLNADIYGIGTSVHREYPKEWKELKNRWNELFPDIELDVQVKVHIPATGQIVKSLEMEGSKS, encoded by the coding sequence ATGAATAAACAACGGTTAAAGCTGGTTGCCGCTGTTATGCTGCTCTCGGTGCTTATTCTACTTTTATCAGGCTGTTGGGATAACCATGAACTGGATAAACTTTTTATCGTCACAGGCATCGCACTGGACAAAGCAAACGATCCCGAGCAGTTGGATATTTCCTTGCAAATCGGCAAGCCCAAGTCAAATGTCTCAAATTCAGATAAATCGAATTCTCAGCAAGATTCCACCATTCAGTTAAAAACCACCGCTTATACAATGATGGAAGGGCTGATGGAATTTAACCGGGACAGCAGCCGCACCTTGCTCCTGCAGCACAATCAGGTGCTGTTGCTGGGATCGGCGCTGGCCGAACAGGGCATCAAGGACCACATTGACCTGTTCCTGCGCGATCAGGAGGCGCGTATGGAGGTTCTTATGATGATTGCCGATGGTCGTGCCGAGGATGTGCTTTCCGCAAAGCTGGATCAGGAAAAAATCTCCGGTATATTCCTGGCGCGCGAAATGCAGGACCTATACGCTGTATCGCCGTATTATAGAATTCGTATGCTGGATTTTGCATCCCGGCTGCGGGACGGAACGACCTCACCCGTAGCGCCTATTGTCGCAGTAGTGGATGAGGACAATAAACAGAAAATAAAGATTGACGGCTTTGCAGTGTTCAGAGACGGGAAAATGATCGGGCGCTTAAACAACGACGAAGTAATGGGCTATATATGGGCAATGGGAGACGTTAAGCAGTGCGGGGTCGTGGCAGACTGCGACTTGGGCAGAGCGGTGTTTCAAATCATCAATCTGGATACAAAGAGAGACGTAACTCTTCTGCCGGACGGTGGCGTCCGGGTCACGCTGACTGTGGACGCTACGCTCAATATCGATGAACTGCGCGGTTTCAATGGAATGACGTCCAAGGATCTAATGCCCTATCTCGTTGACCTGGCGCAAAGTGAAATCCGGCGGAAAATCACTGACACATTTGAGACCACACAGACATTGAACGCGGATATCTATGGGATCGGAACGTCGGTACACCGTGAATATCCAAAAGAATGGAAAGAATTAAAAAACCGTTGGAACGAACTCTTTCCGGATATCGAACTGGACGTTCAGGTTAAGGTGCATATACCAGCAACGGGTCAAATCGTAAAATCTCTGGAAATGGAGGGAAGCAAGTCGTGA
- a CDS encoding endospore germination permease, giving the protein MRIDKGLISGTQFMFSVACFIQASALLTTFISAVTLQDSWLVLLFGAALCLPLIWLYRTLMVMFPEQNLLQILSEVYGPVIGKIIGIAYIWFFFTLASLNLTDLGNFTKLTILPETPNVVLILICVLVSAFAVRNGIKLVTKYSTLFAVITFILFGIGATLMFNQIKLENFLPMFDQPVGKYVQGIHIIATIPIGELVTFLMIHPYVKLSRRDTTKYLFLGFGLGGITILVVLLLNIGVLGNLLDMFTLPTLVMLRLVNLGMALSRMEIIFAVILVMLLFFKVTFLYYVSVLATAQLFKAKAYPQLALAAGALIIAYGLTLYPSLVEHAASAQEITPFLWTPFEILIPLLTFCIAKLRKLPKTSKEMAKEQEV; this is encoded by the coding sequence GTGAGGATTGATAAAGGATTGATTTCGGGCACTCAATTCATGTTTTCGGTGGCTTGCTTCATTCAAGCCTCAGCGCTGTTGACCACCTTTATTTCAGCCGTTACGCTTCAGGATTCGTGGCTTGTGCTATTGTTCGGCGCTGCGCTCTGCCTGCCTCTTATATGGTTGTACCGGACTCTGATGGTTATGTTCCCGGAACAGAATCTACTGCAGATTCTGTCTGAGGTGTACGGTCCGGTTATAGGTAAAATCATCGGGATAGCCTATATATGGTTTTTTTTCACGCTGGCTTCGCTCAACCTGACGGATCTCGGAAATTTCACAAAGCTGACTATCTTGCCGGAGACTCCAAACGTGGTGTTGATTCTCATATGCGTACTGGTCTCCGCCTTTGCGGTTCGTAATGGCATTAAACTGGTTACAAAATATAGCACTCTGTTTGCGGTTATTACGTTTATTTTATTTGGCATCGGTGCCACACTCATGTTTAACCAAATTAAGCTTGAGAATTTCCTGCCAATGTTCGACCAGCCGGTCGGGAAATATGTTCAAGGCATTCATATTATCGCCACAATACCGATCGGAGAACTGGTAACGTTTTTGATGATCCATCCCTACGTAAAACTATCGCGCCGCGATACCACGAAGTATCTGTTCTTGGGGTTTGGACTCGGCGGAATTACAATTCTGGTCGTATTGCTGCTGAATATCGGGGTGTTAGGGAACTTGCTGGACATGTTCACGCTCCCAACCCTGGTAATGCTGCGTCTGGTCAATCTGGGAATGGCATTGAGCCGTATGGAAATTATATTTGCTGTCATTCTCGTTATGCTGCTGTTTTTCAAGGTTACCTTTCTGTATTATGTATCGGTGCTCGCAACTGCGCAGCTTTTCAAAGCGAAGGCATATCCGCAGCTCGCATTGGCGGCAGGCGCACTGATAATTGCCTACGGACTCACACTGTACCCCTCTCTGGTAGAACATGCCGCGTCCGCTCAAGAAATAACCCCCTTTCTTTGGACTCCGTTTGAGATTCTGATTCCACTTTTAACCTTTTGTATTGCCAAACTGCGAAAGCTGCCCAAGACATCTAAAGAAATGGCCAAGGAGCAGGAGGTTTAG
- a CDS encoding DUF3991 domain-containing protein, giving the protein MEVFRITQYIHFTDDQKLRANSVDLAEFLRRQGEKLIPSGRDKRLDSDHSITVRDNQWYDHATGEGGLAIDFVQRFYDLSFPEAVTRLLGGERGEVYAPAREKPEAVQKPFVLPPAHSDMRKVYAYLLQKRLIDREVLSAFAHDKLIYESCELSKDGKKEYHNAVFVGFDEHGVARHAHKRGLYTEGKSYRGNVEGCDPAYSFHYVGASDRLYVFEAPIDLLSFISLYPADWRESSYVALCGTPEHAMLKMLELHPKLRSIALCLDHDEAGIEATGRLSDILRNKGYVNASVLRPQNKDWNEDLKAKHGLSPQPAEEHPQLTACADICKRLTVLSGEAKPEHPERQFSGLLTQYRSHLHWGRFEKAADCMEQMAVLSLSFVVREYRQMGDITSTDHMCAVLQSRFKPYQNRSKLINRTDELAMKLQSVLARGSAEGIRSREQKEALAEAYLDVALDCAKVLVRLEADTQKQEQKQTGMVMQGKHEAGQIAGMEMQ; this is encoded by the coding sequence GTGGAGGTGTTCAGAATCACACAGTACATTCATTTCACCGACGATCAGAAACTCCGCGCCAACTCTGTCGATCTGGCCGAGTTCCTTCGGCGGCAAGGCGAGAAGCTCATACCGTCCGGCAGGGATAAACGCCTTGATTCGGATCACAGCATCACCGTGCGGGATAACCAATGGTACGATCACGCCACCGGCGAGGGCGGCCTCGCCATCGATTTCGTCCAGCGTTTTTATGACCTCTCGTTTCCTGAAGCCGTCACGCGGCTTCTTGGCGGAGAGCGCGGCGAAGTGTACGCACCGGCAAGAGAAAAGCCGGAGGCAGTGCAAAAGCCATTTGTGCTGCCTCCGGCTCATTCGGATATGCGGAAAGTATATGCTTATCTGCTGCAGAAGCGGCTTATCGACCGCGAGGTGCTTTCAGCCTTCGCGCACGACAAGTTAATTTATGAAAGCTGCGAGCTCTCGAAGGATGGTAAGAAAGAATACCACAACGCCGTGTTCGTCGGATTTGACGAACACGGCGTTGCCCGTCATGCCCACAAACGAGGGCTCTATACCGAGGGCAAAAGCTATCGCGGCAATGTGGAAGGCTGCGATCCAGCATACAGCTTCCACTATGTGGGTGCCAGCGACCGGCTCTATGTGTTTGAGGCGCCGATAGACCTGCTGTCTTTTATCTCGCTCTATCCCGCTGACTGGCGTGAAAGCAGTTATGTTGCCTTATGCGGTACGCCGGAACACGCCATGCTGAAGATGCTGGAGCTGCATCCGAAGCTGCGGAGCATCGCGCTATGCCTTGACCATGACGAAGCGGGCATCGAAGCCACGGGAAGGCTCTCCGATATTCTGCGGAACAAGGGCTATGTGAACGCCTCCGTCCTCCGGCCGCAAAACAAGGACTGGAACGAGGATCTCAAAGCAAAGCATGGCCTTTCTCCCCAGCCCGCGGAGGAACATCCGCAGCTCACGGCCTGTGCCGATATTTGTAAAAGGCTCACCGTGCTGTCGGGCGAAGCGAAACCGGAGCATCCGGAACGGCAGTTCTCCGGGCTGCTGACTCAATACAGAAGCCATCTTCATTGGGGACGCTTTGAAAAAGCCGCCGACTGCATGGAGCAGATGGCGGTGCTTTCTTTATCCTTTGTAGTACGGGAGTATCGGCAGATGGGGGACATCACCTCAACTGATCATATGTGCGCCGTCCTGCAAAGCCGCTTCAAACCGTATCAAAATCGGAGCAAGCTCATAAACCGCACGGACGAGCTTGCCATGAAGCTCCAGAGCGTTCTGGCGCGGGGGTCTGCGGAGGGCATCCGCAGCCGTGAACAGAAAGAAGCTCTCGCGGAGGCGTATCTGGATGTTGCCCTCGACTGCGCCAAAGTGTTGGTGCGCCTCGAAGCGGACACGCAAAAGCAGGAACAGAAGCAGACCGGTATGGTCATGCAGGGGAAACATGAGGCAGGTCAAATCGCCGGGATGGAGATGCAATAA
- a CDS encoding GGDEF domain-containing protein yields the protein MSSEFVFKENESLFQDVFFYSFAGQILVDEHLNIVFANNRMFEYFRSKPYDIIGLPFGRAFFCRELRNNSSGCGKGKNCFNCGILNAMEEIRRNNIPIENYVSQYCFHWNNHYRKKWFQLNGNPITYCNRRFFALSFADVTELKQREIQLRKRLLLDLPTKTMNKFSLMEAVQNLLESNGGCYRFTIALIDFDSFKEINSRYGHITGDEILKVFADISRRYIRKSDLLGRFGGEEFVFVFNETDERQATQILKRIHEALESYYSEALDMPITFSSGILYVDNVSYALSSCSKLIDDVDRLMYQAKNDGRGRAVSSMGKTLFAKGS from the coding sequence ATGAGCAGCGAATTCGTTTTCAAAGAAAATGAATCTCTTTTTCAGGATGTTTTTTTTTATTCGTTTGCAGGGCAGATTTTAGTGGATGAACACCTGAATATTGTATTTGCAAACAACCGAATGTTTGAGTATTTCAGATCAAAGCCATATGACATTATAGGACTGCCGTTCGGCCGCGCCTTTTTTTGCAGGGAACTCCGGAATAATAGTTCCGGCTGCGGCAAAGGCAAAAACTGCTTTAACTGCGGTATCTTAAATGCGATGGAGGAAATCCGGCGAAACAATATCCCGATTGAAAACTATGTGAGCCAATACTGTTTTCATTGGAATAATCATTATCGAAAAAAATGGTTCCAGTTAAACGGAAATCCAATTACATATTGCAACAGACGATTCTTTGCGCTCTCTTTCGCGGATGTCACCGAATTAAAGCAGCGGGAAATACAGTTGAGGAAAAGGCTCTTGCTTGACTTGCCTACAAAAACGATGAATAAATTCAGTTTGATGGAAGCTGTGCAGAATCTGCTGGAATCAAACGGGGGGTGCTACCGATTCACCATCGCCTTGATTGATTTTGATAGTTTTAAGGAAATAAACAGCCGATACGGCCACATAACCGGGGATGAAATATTGAAAGTTTTTGCGGATATTTCGAGAAGATATATCCGCAAAAGCGATCTTTTAGGCCGTTTCGGTGGTGAAGAATTCGTCTTTGTTTTTAATGAAACGGATGAGCGGCAGGCAACACAAATACTGAAACGAATTCATGAGGCGCTTGAGAGCTATTATTCCGAGGCCCTGGACATGCCGATCACGTTCAGCTCGGGCATCCTTTATGTTGACAATGTGAGTTATGCTTTGTCCTCATGCTCCAAGCTCATCGACGATGTCGATCGTCTGATGTATCAGGCAAAGAATGACGGAAGAGGCAGAGCCGTGAGCAGCATGGGAAAAACGCTGTTTGCTAAAGGTTCATGA
- a CDS encoding response regulator produces the protein MINIAICDDMPILREVLAEMIHTYEAEKNIKFNLCEFGSGEELLETFDRDKKYFDVFFLDNRMKKLTGVDIALHVRQYDRDCHIVFVTASDTQYAFMSAAPLKILRKPAQKEDVYKILDFVSACASENG, from the coding sequence TTGATTAACATTGCCATATGCGACGACATGCCTATATTGCGCGAGGTCCTGGCTGAAATGATACATACTTACGAAGCGGAAAAGAACATAAAATTTAATCTGTGCGAATTTGGCAGTGGCGAAGAGCTTCTTGAAACATTCGACCGGGACAAGAAATACTTTGATGTTTTCTTTTTGGATAACCGCATGAAAAAACTGACCGGAGTTGATATCGCCCTGCATGTCAGGCAATACGATCGGGATTGCCATATTGTGTTTGTTACAGCGTCTGATACGCAATATGCATTTATGTCAGCTGCTCCCTTGAAAATATTGCGTAAGCCGGCGCAAAAGGAGGATGTCTATAAAATATTGGACTTCGTTTCAGCATGCGCAAGCGAAAATGGATGA
- a CDS encoding helix-turn-helix transcriptional regulator — MILDGKELGAAIKAARIDNKLTQEKLAEMINVASVHIKQVEAGSRKPSVDLLFKIAITLNMSVDTVFFPERLDGQELLQKIIRKLNICSLHQLHVVYTTVNAMTENPENLV; from the coding sequence ATGATATTAGACGGAAAAGAACTTGGGGCGGCAATCAAGGCTGCCCGTATAGACAACAAACTAACGCAGGAGAAACTGGCGGAGATGATAAACGTGGCTTCTGTTCACATCAAGCAGGTCGAAGCCGGGAGCAGAAAGCCGTCCGTTGACCTTCTTTTTAAGATCGCCATAACATTGAATATGTCAGTGGATACGGTATTCTTCCCGGAAAGGCTGGACGGCCAGGAATTGCTACAAAAAATCATACGAAAACTGAATATCTGCTCTTTGCATCAACTGCATGTAGTTTATACCACAGTCAACGCTATGACGGAAAACCCTGAAAATTTAGTCTGA
- a CDS encoding VirD4-like conjugal transfer protein, CD1115 family, with the protein MQGSQIITLISAGVIMFVVLGGLSLLAHYYTLNGIKSKTVGDGQHGTARFASKGEIKKTYKHIPFEPEAWRKGKNRPEAQGIILGSTGRKNEVTALVDTDDVHTLMIGASGVGKTAFFLYPNLEYACATKMSFLCTDTKGDLYRNYGGIARDYYGYNIAVIDLRNPTRSDGNNMLHLVNRYMDIYRKDENNLAAKAKAEKYAKIISKTIINSSGNSAAFGQNAFFYDAAEGLLTSVILLLAEYLPPTEDDPRERRHIISVFKMVQDLLAPSRIKGKNQFQLLMDKLPPDHKARWFAGAALNSAEQAMASVMSTVLSRLNAFIDSEMEQILCFDSAVDAERFCNEKTAVFIVLPEEDLTKYFMVSLMIQQFYREILSVADEQGGKLKNRVVFYCDELGTIPPIESLELIFSASRSRRLMMVPIIQSFSQLQKNYGKEGSEIIIDNCQDTIFGGFAPQSQTAEVLSKALGSRTVMSGSISRGKNDPSQSLQMMERPLLTPDELKSMPKGWFVVMKTGTHPMQTRLRLFLDWGITFGEPYSVPEKAQRKVAYADKTELEQSIIRRHIACVCEEEAEPPEDAVKGGISHTPAPEADGGASQRRQIRT; encoded by the coding sequence ATGCAGGGATCACAAATAATTACCCTTATTTCTGCAGGTGTAATCATGTTCGTCGTACTCGGCGGGCTCTCCCTTTTGGCACATTACTATACCCTTAACGGAATCAAATCAAAAACGGTCGGCGATGGCCAGCACGGTACCGCCCGATTTGCTTCAAAGGGGGAAATCAAAAAGACCTATAAGCATATCCCGTTCGAGCCGGAGGCGTGGCGCAAGGGCAAGAATCGTCCGGAAGCCCAGGGCATCATCCTCGGCAGCACCGGCCGAAAGAACGAGGTCACGGCGTTGGTGGACACCGACGACGTCCATACGCTCATGATCGGCGCGTCCGGTGTTGGCAAGACGGCGTTCTTCTTATATCCGAACCTCGAATATGCCTGCGCGACGAAAATGAGCTTTCTCTGCACCGATACCAAGGGGGATCTTTATCGCAACTATGGCGGCATCGCCCGTGACTACTACGGATACAATATCGCAGTGATTGATCTCCGCAACCCCACAAGGAGCGACGGCAATAATATGCTACATCTTGTCAACCGTTATATGGATATCTACCGCAAGGATGAAAATAACCTTGCGGCAAAGGCAAAGGCAGAGAAATACGCCAAAATAATCAGTAAGACGATCATCAATTCCTCCGGCAACAGTGCGGCGTTCGGTCAGAACGCCTTTTTTTATGACGCTGCCGAGGGGTTGCTGACCTCCGTGATCCTGCTCCTTGCCGAATATCTGCCGCCCACCGAGGACGATCCGCGAGAGCGCCGCCACATCATCAGCGTGTTCAAGATGGTGCAGGATCTCCTGGCCCCGAGCCGGATCAAAGGCAAGAATCAGTTCCAGCTTCTGATGGATAAGCTCCCGCCCGATCACAAGGCGCGCTGGTTCGCCGGCGCCGCGCTCAACTCCGCGGAGCAGGCGATGGCGTCGGTCATGTCCACCGTGCTCTCCCGCCTCAATGCTTTCATCGACAGCGAGATGGAGCAGATACTCTGCTTTGACTCGGCGGTCGACGCGGAGCGGTTCTGCAACGAAAAGACCGCCGTCTTCATTGTGCTGCCCGAAGAAGATCTGACCAAGTATTTCATGGTCAGCCTCATGATCCAGCAGTTTTACAGAGAAATCCTCTCGGTGGCCGACGAGCAGGGCGGCAAGCTCAAAAACCGTGTGGTGTTTTACTGCGACGAGCTGGGCACGATCCCGCCCATTGAGTCGCTGGAGCTTATTTTCAGCGCCTCCCGCTCTCGCCGCCTCATGATGGTACCGATCATCCAGAGCTTTAGTCAGCTTCAAAAGAACTATGGTAAAGAAGGCTCGGAGATCATCATTGATAACTGCCAGGATACCATCTTCGGAGGTTTCGCGCCTCAAAGCCAGACCGCAGAGGTGTTATCCAAAGCCCTCGGCAGCCGCACAGTCATGAGCGGCAGCATCAGCCGGGGCAAAAACGATCCGAGCCAATCCCTCCAGATGATGGAGCGGCCGCTGCTTACACCGGACGAACTCAAGAGCATGCCAAAAGGCTGGTTTGTGGTCATGAAGACCGGTACACATCCCATGCAGACCCGTCTACGGCTTTTCCTCGATTGGGGTATCACCTTCGGGGAGCCGTACTCTGTCCCTGAAAAAGCACAACGCAAGGTGGCCTACGCTGACAAAACAGAGCTGGAACAGAGCATCATCCGCCGCCACATCGCCTGCGTATGCGAAGAAGAAGCGGAGCCGCCCGAGGATGCGGTTAAAGGCGGTATATCCCATACCCCGGCGCCGGAGGCTGATGGTGGTGCCTCCCAGCGTCGCCAAATTCGGACATAG
- a CDS encoding helix-turn-helix domain-containing protein — MSYFDTIYTEELPHRAKAIYMYLKDRSNRTGECWPGINTIAADLGLSRSTVKRAIRDLTQRGFLKKEPRYRENGSNSSNLYLVKKM; from the coding sequence ATGAGTTATTTTGATACTATCTATACCGAGGAACTTCCTCACAGGGCAAAAGCCATATATATGTATCTCAAGGACAGGTCGAACCGTACCGGCGAGTGCTGGCCGGGGATCAATACGATTGCCGCCGACCTCGGCTTGTCCCGCAGCACGGTCAAACGTGCGATTCGTGATTTAACACAGCGCGGCTTCTTGAAAAAGGAGCCGCGCTACCGTGAGAACGGAAGCAACAGCTCCAATCTTTATCTGGTTAAAAAAATGTGA
- a CDS encoding response regulator transcription factor: MRKSILIIDDDLKICRLIKNNLENELTDVHYELSYQNGLDNFMKHQYCLVIMDFLLLETADLTMLKIMRHSKPVPILILSANASTADKVRALKSGADDVLSKPFEVEECVARAEALIRRYIELRNDADNIYTLVFGLELLIDPQYRIVVLKGQRLELTKKEFDILYLFARHPLQVLTRVQIYDQIWDSESVFNPDDTVRFHIQGLRKKLGAIDEASYFETVWGVGYRFNPRVGRIN, from the coding sequence ATGAGGAAAAGTATTTTAATCATTGATGATGACCTAAAAATTTGTCGCCTTATTAAAAACAATCTTGAAAATGAATTAACTGATGTTCATTATGAACTCTCCTACCAGAATGGATTGGACAACTTTATGAAACATCAATACTGTCTTGTCATCATGGATTTTCTACTTTTAGAAACAGCTGATTTAACCATGTTAAAAATAATGCGACATTCAAAACCGGTTCCCATATTGATCCTTTCCGCGAACGCCAGTACTGCAGATAAAGTAAGAGCATTAAAAAGCGGAGCCGATGATGTTCTCTCTAAGCCATTTGAAGTAGAGGAGTGCGTTGCACGTGCAGAAGCTCTCATTAGGCGATACATAGAGCTTCGTAATGATGCTGATAATATATATACCTTAGTGTTTGGGTTAGAGCTCCTTATTGATCCCCAATACCGCATTGTTGTACTCAAGGGGCAGCGGCTGGAACTGACAAAAAAAGAATTTGACATACTATATTTGTTTGCGCGACATCCCCTCCAAGTGCTGACAAGGGTACAGATATATGACCAAATATGGGATTCCGAATCGGTTTTTAACCCTGATGATACTGTCCGTTTTCATATTCAAGGCCTTCGTAAAAAGTTGGGCGCAATAGATGAAGCGTCATATTTTGAAACTGTCTGGGGGGTTGGATATCGCTTCAATCCCCGTGTTGGAAGGATAAACTAA
- a CDS encoding GTP pyrophosphokinase family protein, giving the protein MPHIDVSKTRYLFDGITGDLIPNEIAQAIRSFLAVENTYLSVAREIATRLENLNDALKVTMDRNPIQQIKTRVKTPKSIMDKLLRKDHEISVESAKEHLDDIAGIRVVCSYIDDIYLIANLLTAQSDIELIRRSDYIQNPKPNGYRSLHLVVTVPIFLSNTTERVKAEIQIRTIAMDYWATLEHEMVYKMGDKKTDAIVKELKDNADVIAQTDVRMQKLHDMVSSPPKLIPL; this is encoded by the coding sequence ATGCCGCATATTGATGTTTCAAAAACCAGATATCTGTTTGATGGAATTACAGGGGATTTGATCCCCAATGAGATTGCACAGGCCATTCGTTCTTTCCTGGCCGTGGAAAACACATATTTGTCGGTCGCCCGTGAAATTGCCACCCGGCTTGAAAACTTGAATGATGCGCTTAAAGTCACTATGGATCGGAATCCGATCCAGCAGATTAAAACAAGGGTCAAAACACCCAAAAGTATTATGGATAAGCTGCTCAGGAAAGACCACGAAATCAGCGTTGAATCGGCAAAGGAGCATCTGGACGACATCGCCGGCATTCGTGTTGTCTGCTCCTATATTGATGATATCTACCTGATCGCCAACCTGCTGACCGCTCAGAGCGATATTGAGCTTATCCGCCGCTCCGATTATATTCAAAACCCCAAGCCAAATGGCTACCGCAGTCTGCACCTCGTTGTGACCGTTCCTATATTTTTATCGAATACGACCGAGCGTGTAAAGGCCGAGATCCAAATCCGAACCATCGCTATGGATTATTGGGCGACGCTGGAGCATGAAATGGTTTATAAGATGGGTGACAAAAAGACAGACGCAATCGTAAAAGAATTAAAAGACAATGCGGATGTGATTGCACAAACGGATGTGCGGATGCAAAAGCTGCACGATATGGTTTCTTCTCCGCCAAAGTTGATTCCATTATGA